The Pseudomonas bijieensis DNA window GACGGGAGTATTGGCCGGCGTATCGGGGCAACGGTCGCGGCGGTCGAACACCCCGTCGTTGTCTTCATCGCCATCTTGGGCGTAGCAGATCAAACCACCGCCCAGCAGCCCCAACGCGGCGCCACCGGCGGCCCAGCCGCTGCTTTCGATGGCCCCCAATCCGCCACCGACCAAGCCGCCGATCAGGCTACAGATCGGCCAGGTGCGTTGATTGAGGGGGGCGCTGCCATCGCTGTGCGTGGCACAACCGGACAACACGCTGCTGGCCAGCAGCACCGGTAAGACGGCCTTGATAAGAACGTTCATGGTGAAGGCTCCTGTGTCACCGGCCCATACCGGTCACACAGGAGTAAAGACTGTCATCCGCCACTCTACAAGCCGCGGATGGCAAGGGTTTTAGCGATTTATCCGGATTTCCGTGCGACGGTTCTGGGCGCGTCCGTCGGCGGTCTTGTTGTCGGCCACTGGCTGGCTTTCCCCGGCACCACTCACCGAGACGAAACTGGCGCGAGGCACGCCTTGATCGACCAGGTAGTTCACCACCGAATTGGCCCGTTTCTCTGACAGGCGTTGGTTATAGGCATCGCTGCCGACGCTGTCGGTATGGCCGGTGACGCGCAATTGCGCGGTGGACGTTTCCTGTTTCAACCGGGTGGCGACTGTGCTCAGGACCTCTTTGTCGCCCGGGGTCAACGTGGCTTTGTTGAATTCAAAGTGCACATCGCGGATCACGATGGTTTCTTCCTTGACCACTGCGGGTTCTTCAACCACCGGCGCTGGAGCGGGCGGTGGGCAACCGTCGGCATCGACCTGCACGCCCTTCGGTGTACCCGGGCACTTGT harbors:
- a CDS encoding OmpA family protein; amino-acid sequence: MSIVRTALPLVLLTSVLTGCAGLQKTDWPICAATGGVVGAGLGAIESSSWIGPGALVAGTVAAGWCWAHGDGDEDGDGVPDSRDKCPGTPKGVQVDADGCPPPAPAPVVEEPAVVKEETIVIRDVHFEFNKATLTPGDKEVLSTVATRLKQETSTAQLRVTGHTDSVGSDAYNQRLSEKRANSVVNYLVDQGVPRASFVSVSGAGESQPVADNKTADGRAQNRRTEIRINR